A genomic region of Pseudomonas migulae contains the following coding sequences:
- a CDS encoding SIMPL domain-containing protein (The SIMPL domain is named for its presence in mouse protein SIMPL (signalling molecule that associates with mouse pelle-like kinase). Bacterial member BP26, from Brucella, was shown to assemble into a channel-like structure, while YggE from E. coli has been associated with resistance to oxidative stress.) produces the protein MHTFRRSAALLALSAGTVASLPALAADELHYNQISLRAEVSQEVARDLMIVTLYTEEQNTDPAKLAADVSTTMNKALAQAKQVKDVTLRQGSRNSYPIYDTKGQKITGWRERAELRLESSDFAALSKLTGELLTDLKMGGMDFAIATPTRKASEDALLKDAVTAFKARAQLATDALGGKGYKIVNLNLNSNGYPQPYMRGPMMMKAASMDAAPVTPEVEAGTSQVSMTADGVVEVLLP, from the coding sequence ATGCACACTTTCCGCCGCAGCGCCGCCCTCCTCGCCCTCAGCGCTGGCACCGTCGCCAGCCTCCCGGCGCTGGCTGCCGACGAACTGCATTACAACCAGATCTCCCTGCGCGCCGAAGTCAGCCAGGAAGTGGCCCGCGACCTGATGATCGTGACCCTCTACACCGAAGAACAAAACACCGACCCGGCCAAACTCGCCGCAGACGTCAGCACCACCATGAACAAGGCGCTGGCCCAGGCCAAGCAAGTCAAAGACGTCACCCTGCGCCAGGGCAGCCGCAACAGCTACCCGATCTACGACACCAAGGGCCAGAAAATCACCGGCTGGCGTGAACGTGCCGAACTGCGCCTGGAAAGCTCCGACTTCGCCGCGCTGTCGAAGCTGACCGGCGAACTGCTCACCGACCTGAAAATGGGCGGCATGGACTTCGCCATCGCCACACCAACCCGCAAGGCCAGCGAAGACGCGCTGCTGAAAGATGCTGTGACAGCCTTCAAAGCCCGCGCGCAACTGGCCACCGATGCACTGGGCGGCAAGGGCTACAAAATCGTCAACCTGAACCTCAACAGCAACGGTTACCCACAACCGTACATGCGCGGACCAATGATGATGAAAGCGGCGAGCATGGACGCCGCGCCGGTGACGCCAGAAGTTGAAGCCGGCACCAGCCAGGTCAGCATGACGGCGGACGGGGTCGTTGAAGTGTTGCTGCCTTGA
- a CDS encoding ATP-binding protein has protein sequence MLAAVQITSATRQNLWRLTFIRTLVLAAQAGSVGLAYWLDLLPLPWFQLAATLGCSMLLCAFTAIRLRTSWPVTELEYAVQLACDLFIHSALLYFSGGSTNPFVSYYLVPLTIAAVTLPWRYSVILSGIALTMYTLLLARFYPLQTFPIARENLQVYGMWLSFALAAAVITFFAARMAEELRRQEELRAIRREEGLRDQQLLAVATQAAGAAHELGTPLATMSVLLKEMRQDHHDPMLQDDLSVLQDQVKLCKETLQQLVRAAEANRRLAVEMQDVTDWLDEALNRWHLMRPEASYRFQRLGQGTVPRMAPPPDLTQALLNLLNNAADACPEGLQVTLDWNAEDLTISIRDHGAGVPLAIAEQIGKPFFTTKGKGFGLGLFLSKASVTRAGGSVKLYSHEEGGTLTELRLPRVARGDEHE, from the coding sequence ATGCTCGCCGCCGTTCAAATCACTTCTGCAACCCGCCAGAATCTCTGGCGGCTGACGTTCATCCGCACCTTGGTGCTGGCCGCTCAGGCCGGTTCCGTGGGCCTGGCCTACTGGCTCGACTTGCTGCCACTGCCCTGGTTTCAACTGGCCGCGACCCTCGGTTGCTCGATGTTGCTGTGCGCGTTCACGGCGATTCGCCTGCGCACTTCATGGCCCGTCACCGAACTCGAATACGCCGTGCAACTGGCCTGCGACCTGTTTATCCACAGTGCCTTGCTGTATTTCTCCGGCGGCTCGACCAACCCTTTCGTCTCTTATTACCTGGTGCCGCTGACCATCGCCGCCGTGACGCTGCCATGGCGTTATTCGGTGATCCTGTCGGGCATTGCGCTGACGATGTACACCTTGCTGCTGGCGCGCTTCTATCCCCTGCAAACCTTCCCGATTGCCCGGGAAAATCTGCAGGTCTACGGGATGTGGCTGAGTTTCGCCCTGGCCGCTGCGGTGATCACTTTCTTCGCCGCGCGCATGGCTGAAGAGCTGCGCCGCCAGGAAGAGCTGCGGGCGATCCGTCGCGAAGAAGGTCTGCGTGATCAGCAATTGCTGGCCGTCGCCACCCAGGCCGCCGGCGCCGCCCATGAACTGGGCACGCCGCTGGCGACCATGAGCGTGCTGCTCAAGGAAATGCGCCAGGACCATCACGACCCGATGCTGCAGGACGACCTGAGCGTATTGCAGGATCAGGTCAAACTCTGCAAAGAGACCCTGCAGCAACTTGTTCGGGCGGCGGAGGCCAATCGCCGTTTGGCGGTGGAAATGCAGGACGTCACCGACTGGCTCGACGAAGCGCTGAATCGCTGGCACCTGATGCGCCCGGAAGCCAGCTACCGCTTCCAGCGTCTGGGCCAGGGCACGGTGCCGCGCATGGCGCCGCCGCCGGACCTGACCCAGGCACTGCTGAATTTGTTGAACAACGCCGCCGACGCCTGCCCCGAAGGGCTGCAAGTGACGCTGGACTGGAATGCCGAGGATTTGACCATCAGCATTCGCGACCACGGCGCCGGTGTGCCACTGGCCATTGCCGAACAGATCGGCAAACCGTTTTTTACCACCAAGGGCAAAGGTTTCGGCCTGGGCCTGTTTTTGAGCAAGGCCAGCGTGACACGCGCCGGCGGCTCAGTGAAACTCTACAGTCATGAGGAAGGTGGCACGCTCACCGAGCTGCGCCTGCCCCGTGTCGCCCGAGGAGACGAACATGAGTGA
- a CDS encoding response regulator transcription factor — MSDEIQVEGEELPHLLLVDDDATFTRVMARAMARRGFRVSTAGSAEEGLTIAQADIPDYAALDLKMDGDSGLVLLPKLLELDPDMRVVILTGYSSIATAVEAIKRGACNYLCKPADADDVLAALLSEHADLDTLVPENPMSVDRLQWEHIQRVLTEHEGNISATARALGMHRRTLQRKLQKRPVRR, encoded by the coding sequence ATGAGTGACGAGATCCAAGTCGAAGGCGAAGAACTGCCGCATTTGCTGCTGGTAGATGACGACGCCACGTTCACCCGCGTGATGGCGCGCGCCATGGCACGCCGCGGTTTTCGCGTCAGCACCGCCGGTTCCGCCGAAGAAGGCCTGACCATCGCCCAGGCCGACATCCCGGATTACGCCGCGCTGGACCTGAAGATGGACGGCGATTCGGGCCTGGTGTTGTTGCCGAAACTGCTCGAACTCGACCCGGACATGCGCGTGGTGATCCTCACCGGTTACTCGAGCATTGCCACCGCCGTCGAGGCGATCAAGCGCGGTGCGTGCAACTACCTGTGCAAACCGGCGGATGCCGATGACGTTTTGGCCGCACTGCTCTCCGAGCACGCCGACCTCGACACCCTGGTGCCGGAAAACCCGATGTCGGTGGACCGTCTGCAGTGGGAACATATCCAGCGCGTGCTGACCGAACATGAAGGCAACATCTCCGCCACTGCCCGCGCCCTGGGCATGCACCGGCGCACGCTGCAGCGCAAACTGCAGAAGCGTCCCGTTCGTCGCTGA